The following nucleotide sequence is from Ignavibacteria bacterium.
ATTGCCTTGTTGGATATTTCTACATCAGCGGTTTCCATTCTATTTTCAAAGCCCTTGAAAAAAATGAAAAAATTAGAATTCTTGTCGGAATGAACATGAACAGAACAATATACGACTTGTGGAAATCTACTAATCAAGAAGAACAAACCTCACTTCAATTTTCTCATGCAGAGATTAAGAATGAATTAGATGGAATTCTTGAAAAAGAAATGGAAAATTCTGAAGACAACCAA
It contains:
- a CDS encoding helicase produces the protein MGKTSDLTFIINESEQNLKQRFEVLINDSRFFDCLVGYFYISGFHSIFKALEKNEKIRILVGMNMNRTIYDLWKSTNQEEQTSLQFSHAEIKNELDGILEKEMENSEDNQ